A single Salmo salar chromosome ssa19, Ssal_v3.1, whole genome shotgun sequence DNA region contains:
- the LOC106578727 gene encoding serine/threonine-protein kinase PRP4 homolog — MNGEKTAEGSKHYSGGSKHKKKKHKHRSKHKKHKHASEEDKDRKRKHRHKHKKHKRKDGSSPSAPGINSSSSHRKTDISPVSDDKALLEELEKQRAMIKAELDSQMMEGGKVQSGMGLILQGYNSGSEEGDGDGDGGVRNGEQRQRSSMAKPPSPRGRSGKSRRDTTEAGKSSSKCHSRSKSRERTGKESKSDKTTKGTKNTAAKDRGRSKSKERKRSRSRSKERSKKSPSPSSRRSEQRGSRLDKRSSPQNDDRPNAVHGSRRSRSRERPGRSEVEKEPDKRPTKSPFKDTSSGKENRSPQRRGGRELSSPQRRRSTSPRSTRDSQRASASASTSKQGSPSRAARSPTRRGSSRSIDARRRDADRQGSSPLRKRIRPEAGPGGRARSRETSPRGAPQGRRMSRSPFRRRSPSPFRRRSRSPLRRRSPERDRYGRLRQYGRRSNSRDRDRRRRHGRDEDKFKGSLSEGMKADKESSEEEVFEDFDGEEVDEEALIEQRRQQRLAIVQKYRGGNEDSMTSMASDPSSPQSSTRSRSPSPDDILERVAADVKEYELENLDTFEENIKAKQGLITQEKDGPKKPSAPDMFTESDDMFEAAIDSARMRAAGVGGKDFKENPNLRDNWTDAEGYYRVNIGETLDKRYDVYGYTGQGMFSNVIRGRDTARAGQDVAVKIIRNNELMQKTGLKELEFLKRLNDADPDDKFHCLRLFRHFYHKQHLCLVFEPLSMNLREVLKKYGKDVGLHIKAVRSYTQQLFLALKLLKRCNILHADIKPDNILVNESKTILKLCDFGSASHVADNDITPYLVSRFYRAPEIIIGKPYDYSIDMWSVGCTLYELYTGKILFPGSSNNHMIKLAMDLKGKMPNKMIRKGLFKDQHFDQNLNFLYIEVDKVTEREKVTVMSTINPTKDLLCDMVGGQRLPEEQRKKVLILKDLIDGTLMLDPAKRISINQALQHPFIQEKI, encoded by the exons ATGAATGGAGAAAAGACAGCAGAGGGGTCCAAACATTACAGCGGTGGCAGCAAACACAAGAAAAAGAAACACAAACACCGCAGCAAGCACAAAAAACACAAACACGCCTCTGAAGAGGACAAGGACCGCAAGCGCAAACATAGACACAAACACAAGAAACACAAACGTAAAGATGGCTCCTCTCCATCCGCCCCTGGCATCAACAGCTCCTCTAGCCACAGAAAAACAGACATATCCCCTGTATCTGATGACAAGGCTTTATTGGAGGAGTTGGAGAAACAGAGGGCCATGATCAAAGCAGAGCTAGACAGCCAGATGATGGAGGGGGGCAAGGTGCAGTCAGGCATGGGCCTCATCCTACAGGGTTATAACTCTGGCtctgaggagggagatggagatggagatgggggGGTCCGGAACGGGGAGCAGCGGCAGAGGAGCAGCATGGCAAAGCCCCCCTCCCCCAGGGGTAGGAGTGGTAAATCCAGACGGGACACCACAGAAGCAGGCAAGTCCAGCTCCAAGTGCCACAGTCGGAGCAAGTCCAGGGAGAGGACAGGCAAGGAGTCCAAGTCAGACAAAACGACCAAAGGCACCAAAAACACCGCCGCCAAAGACCGTGGCCGCAGCAAATCAAAAGAGAGGAAACGCTCCCGGAGCAGGTCCAAAGAGAGAAGCAAgaagtctccttccccctccAGCAGGAGATCAGAGCAGAGGGGCAGCCGTTTGGACAAACGCTCCTCGCCACAGAACGATGACAGACCAAACGCGGTGCACGGCAGCCGGAGGTCCAGATCACGGGAGCGCCCAGGGCGATCGGAGGTGGAGAAAGAGCCAGACAAGAGGCCGACCAAGTCCCCGTTTAAGGACACCTCGTCAGGGAAAGAGAATCGCTCTCCCCAAAGGCGAGGAGGAAGGGAGCTCAGCAGCCCCCAGAGGAGACGCAGCACCTCCCCACGCTCCACCAGAGACTCCCAACGGGCATCAGCTTCAGCCTCCACCTCCAAACAGGGCTCTCCTTCCAGAGCAGCCAGGTCCCCAACAAGGAGAGGCAGCAGTCGCTCCATAGACGCCAGGAGGAGGGATGCTGACAGACAGGGCTCCTCACCACTAAG GAAGCGAATACGGCCAGAAGCAGGACCAGGGGGTAGAGCGAGGTCACGGGAGACCAGCCCCAGAGGTGCTCCCCAAGGTCGCAGGATGAGCCGCTCTCCCTTCAGAAGAAGGTCTCCCTCGCCCTTCCGGAGACGGAGTAGATCTCCACTGAGACGCAG GTCACCAGAGAGGGACAGGTATGGCCGTCTCAGACAGTACGGCAGGCGCTCCAACTCCCGGGAccgggacaggaggaggagacatgGCCGGGACGAGGACAAATTCAAGGGCAGTCTCTCTGAGGGCATGAAGGCCGACAAGGAGTCCTCCGAAGAGGAAGT GTTCGAGGACTTTGACGGTGAGGAGGTGGATGAAGAGGCCCTCATAGAGCAGCGCCGCCAGCAGCGCCTAGCTATCGTCCAG AAATATCGTGGTGGCAACGAGGACAGCATGACGTCTATGGCGTCGGATCCCAGTAGCCCCCAGAGCAGCACGCGGAGCCGCTCGCCCTCACCAGACGACATCCTGGAGCGCGTGGCGGCCGACGTGAAGGAGTACGAGCTGGAGAACCTGGACACGTTTGAGGAGAACATCAAGGCCAAGCAAGGCCTCATCACACAGGAGAAGGACG GACCCAAAAAGCCCTCGGCCCCGGATATGTTTACAGAATCGGACGACATGTTTGAAGCAGCCATTGAT AGTGCCAGGATGAGAGCAGCAGGTGTGGGGGGGAAGGACTTCAAAGAGAACCCCAACCTCCGGGACAACTGGACCGACGCAGAGGGTTACTACC GTGTGAACATCGGGGAGACGCTGGACAAGCGCTACGACGTGTATGGCTACACAGGCCAGGGAATGTTTAGCAATGTGATCAGGGGCAGGGACACGGCCCGCGCCGGACAGGATGTGGCTGTCAAGATCATCCGCAACAACGAGCTCAT GCAGAAGACTGGCCTGAAAGAGCTGGAGTTCCTCAAGAGGCTCAACGACGCCGACCCCGACGACAAGTTCCACTGCCTGCGCCTCTTCAGACACTTCTACCACAAGCAGCACCTGTGTCTGGTGTTTGAGCCCCTCAG TATGAACTTGCGCGAGGTGTTGAAGAAGTATGGTAAGGATGTGGGCCTCCACATCAAGGCTGTCCGCTCCTACACCCAGCAGCTCTTCCTGGCCCTCAAGCTCCTCAAACGGTGCAACATCCTCCACGCTGACATCAAGCCCGACAACATCTTG GTCAATGAGTCGAAAACCATCCTGAAACTCTGCGATTTTGGCTCGGCGTCCCACGTGGCGGACAACGACATCACGCCGTACCTCGTCAGCAGATTCTACAGAGCTCCCGAAATCA TCATTGGGAAGCCATACGACTACAGCATAGACATGTGGTCGGTGGGCTGCACCCTATACGAACTCTACACAGGCAAGATCCTGTTCCCCGGCTCCTCCAACAACCACATGATCAAACTTGCCATGGACCTCAAGGGCAAGATGCCCAACAAG ATGATCCGGAAAGGCCTGTTTAAAGACCAGCACTTTGATCAGAACCTCAACTTCCTCTACATTGAAGTAGATAAAGTGACTGAAAGG GAGAAGGTGACAGTGATGAGCACTATCAACCCCACCAAGGACCTGTTGTGTGACATGGTGGGGGGCCAGCGGCTGCCCGAGGAGCAGAGGAAGAAGGTCCTGATCCTCAAAGACCTGATCGACGGCACGCTGATGCTGGACCCGGCCAAACGCATCAGTATCAACCAGGCCCTGCAGCACCCCTTCATCCAGGAGAAAATCTGA